In Flammeovirgaceae bacterium 311, one DNA window encodes the following:
- a CDS encoding blue (type 1) copper domain-containing protein (COG2133 Glucose/sorbosone dehydrogenases) encodes MPVVKEILKTVEVMYKISQAVSFLIIRSETCIVRQLCSIFLLLCCAFQLHAQDTAVKPDKALPARESDYYRIVDIPIPEGVLLEVGGLAPTPDGRLGVSTRRGEVWLINNPYLRGSGKPYFTLFATGLHEPLGLAYQGGHFYASQRSELTRLTDKDGDDRADNFETVYTWPLSGNYHEYSYGPLFTQDGNMLVTLNLSWIGHGASLVPWRGWMLKISPDGEMTPVATGMRSPAGYGFNAAGDVFYGENQGDWVGSGRITHVEQGDFVGNPAGLAWSHLPGSPLTLKPEDIPDTGETLHEVAKKVPGIKPPAVWFPHGLMGISTSDIITDRTGGSFGPFEGQLFVGDQGHSKIMRVYLEKVNGVYQGVCFPFREGFSSGILRMVWGNDGSMFVGMTSRGWNATGESPYGLQRLIWNGKTPFEIKTVKAQPDGFKLEFTLPVDKSTASKPENYKITKFNYKYHHEYGSPVIDQEACIIRGVVVSDDSLSARLVVDGLEEGAIHEIKAEGLRSWQQQTLLHDVGYYTLNNIPSGQKLDRNLFASVTPAHHQHAQTNTPAPKKTAKPATPKPKPNPVKKAVSPQAKRVTKMPASWIKGPDQSITIGTKPGLKFDLASIEVKAGSKIKLTFNNDDDMLHNLVVVLPNTAVEVGEEALKLGLEGSKKNYIPDTDKVLYYTHLLQPETSETIYFQAPEKPGEYTYVCTFPGHAYVMQGTLKVVSR; translated from the coding sequence ATGCCGGTCGTTAAAGAAATTCTCAAAACTGTGGAGGTAATGTACAAAATCAGTCAGGCTGTAAGCTTTTTGATAATAAGATCAGAGACATGTATAGTAAGGCAGCTATGCTCCATCTTTCTGTTGCTTTGCTGTGCTTTTCAGCTGCATGCCCAGGATACTGCTGTAAAACCCGACAAAGCTTTACCTGCCCGGGAAAGCGATTACTACAGAATTGTTGACATACCTATTCCGGAAGGGGTACTGCTGGAGGTAGGCGGTCTTGCGCCAACACCCGATGGAAGGCTGGGCGTTTCCACACGCAGGGGAGAGGTCTGGCTGATCAATAATCCCTACCTGAGGGGTAGTGGCAAACCTTATTTTACATTGTTTGCCACTGGCCTTCATGAACCTTTGGGACTAGCTTATCAGGGGGGGCATTTTTATGCAAGCCAGCGGTCAGAATTAACACGCCTTACTGATAAAGATGGTGACGACAGGGCAGATAACTTTGAAACTGTTTATACCTGGCCTTTATCCGGCAACTACCACGAGTATTCCTATGGTCCGCTGTTCACGCAGGATGGCAACATGCTGGTAACCTTAAACCTGAGTTGGATTGGCCATGGCGCCAGTTTGGTGCCTTGGAGAGGCTGGATGTTAAAGATCTCTCCTGATGGTGAAATGACGCCTGTAGCGACTGGTATGCGTTCTCCTGCTGGTTATGGCTTTAATGCAGCGGGTGATGTTTTTTACGGAGAAAACCAGGGCGACTGGGTTGGTTCTGGCCGTATTACGCATGTTGAGCAGGGAGATTTCGTGGGAAATCCTGCAGGTCTTGCCTGGTCGCATCTTCCGGGATCGCCGCTAACCTTAAAGCCAGAGGATATACCTGATACCGGAGAGACTTTACACGAAGTAGCCAAAAAGGTGCCTGGCATAAAACCTCCCGCTGTATGGTTTCCGCATGGCTTGATGGGTATCTCTACTTCCGATATCATTACAGATAGAACAGGAGGAAGTTTTGGGCCATTCGAGGGTCAGCTGTTTGTAGGAGACCAGGGGCACAGTAAAATCATGCGGGTGTACCTGGAAAAAGTAAATGGTGTTTACCAGGGAGTCTGTTTCCCATTTCGCGAGGGTTTTTCTTCCGGTATTTTGCGGATGGTGTGGGGCAACGATGGTTCTATGTTTGTGGGCATGACCAGCAGGGGCTGGAATGCCACTGGCGAGAGCCCCTATGGCCTGCAGCGCTTGATTTGGAATGGAAAAACACCTTTCGAAATAAAAACAGTAAAAGCGCAGCCCGATGGTTTCAAATTGGAATTTACCCTTCCGGTAGATAAATCTACAGCGAGTAAACCTGAAAATTACAAGATCACAAAGTTCAATTACAAATACCACCACGAATATGGTAGTCCTGTGATAGATCAGGAAGCGTGTATAATTAGGGGCGTGGTAGTTTCTGATGATAGCCTAAGCGCCCGTTTGGTGGTAGACGGGCTTGAAGAAGGAGCTATTCATGAAATTAAAGCGGAAGGGCTAAGGTCTTGGCAGCAGCAAACCTTACTGCATGATGTTGGGTATTATACCCTCAACAACATACCTTCCGGCCAGAAACTTGACAGGAATTTATTTGCTTCCGTAACGCCTGCACATCATCAGCATGCACAAACGAATACCCCGGCCCCAAAGAAGACTGCTAAGCCTGCCACACCAAAACCAAAGCCTAATCCTGTCAAAAAAGCGGTTAGCCCTCAGGCTAAAAGAGTAACGAAAATGCCGGCTTCCTGGATCAAAGGCCCGGATCAGAGCATAACCATAGGCACAAAGCCAGGCCTGAAATTTGACTTAGCCTCCATTGAAGTAAAGGCAGGCAGTAAAATCAAACTAACCTTCAATAACGATGATGATATGTTACACAACCTGGTGGTGGTGCTGCCAAACACGGCGGTTGAAGTTGGCGAGGAGGCTTTAAAATTAGGGCTGGAGGGCTCAAAAAAGAATTACATTCCCGATACAGATAAGGTGCTTTACTATACCCACCTGCTTCAGCCGGAAACTTCCGAAACCATCTATTTTCAGGCACCGGAAAAGCCAGGTGAATATACCTATGTTTGTACCTTCCCTGGCCATGCATATGTAATGCAGGGAACCTTAAAGGTAGTAAGCCGGTGA
- a CDS encoding amidohydrolase (COG0413 Ketopantoate hydroxymethyltransferase): protein MSKPAICSLILNTFFLLLLLQGCSQKRISRTGYYSMDDFGSIKKYDTHVHIREETDTLFIQQAQQDNFVLLNINVNSSTGKPVHEQQAFALKQIKAYPNQIAYATTISLKNWNSENWEKETLDYLKDSFSKGAVAVKLWKNIGLELKDTNGEFVMIDHPRFDPILSYLTKNNIPLIGHIGEPKNTWLPLTEMTVHGDRDYFTEHPQQHMYLHPEFPSYMDLINARDRMLEKHPDLKFIGAHLGSLEWSVDELAIRLDKYPNMAVDMAERISHLQYQSITERQKVHDFFLKYQDRLLYATDLRLTAADLVLKGVTDPADIQQHAHEVWLRHWQFFTTDQSMRVPKVEGEFRGLKLPTEVIDKIYRENAERWIPGLAKNNK from the coding sequence ATGAGCAAACCAGCAATATGTAGTCTTATCCTGAACACCTTTTTCCTGTTGCTGCTGTTACAGGGCTGCTCTCAAAAAAGGATTTCAAGAACAGGATATTATAGCATGGATGATTTCGGTTCGATAAAAAAATACGATACCCACGTTCACATCCGGGAAGAAACAGACACGCTCTTTATACAGCAGGCACAGCAGGATAATTTTGTTTTATTGAATATAAACGTCAATTCATCTACAGGAAAGCCTGTACATGAACAGCAGGCATTTGCACTAAAACAAATAAAAGCCTATCCAAATCAAATTGCCTATGCCACTACCATATCGCTAAAAAACTGGAACAGTGAAAACTGGGAAAAAGAAACACTGGATTACTTGAAGGATTCTTTCTCTAAAGGGGCTGTAGCCGTTAAGTTGTGGAAAAACATTGGCTTAGAGCTCAAAGATACAAATGGTGAATTTGTAATGATTGACCACCCCCGCTTTGATCCTATTCTGAGTTACCTGACAAAAAATAACATTCCGCTGATCGGGCACATCGGGGAGCCTAAAAACACATGGCTACCCCTAACGGAAATGACGGTACACGGAGACAGGGACTACTTTACAGAGCACCCGCAGCAGCACATGTACCTACATCCTGAATTTCCATCATATATGGACCTGATCAACGCCAGAGACCGCATGCTGGAAAAACATCCGGACCTTAAGTTTATAGGTGCTCATCTGGGGAGCCTGGAGTGGAGCGTAGATGAGTTGGCCATCCGGCTGGATAAGTATCCAAACATGGCGGTAGACATGGCAGAAAGAATCTCACATCTTCAGTATCAATCCATCACAGAACGGCAAAAAGTGCATGACTTTTTCCTGAAGTACCAGGACAGGCTACTCTATGCTACAGACCTAAGATTAACAGCTGCAGACCTGGTGTTAAAGGGCGTAACTGATCCTGCAGACATACAGCAGCACGCCCATGAGGTTTGGCTAAGACACTGGCAATTTTTCACCACTGACCAGAGCATGCGTGTACCCAAAGTAGAGGGAGAATTCAGGGGTTTGAAACTTCCTACAGAAGTTATTGACAAGATATACCGCGAAAATGCAGAAAGATGGATTCCGGGACTTGCCAAAAACAATAAGTAA
- a CDS encoding oxidoreductase domain-containing protein (COG0673 Predicted dehydrogenases and related proteins), producing MNNNSLTGRRNFIKTTAIAGVGASLFTPNMLFGKDDRKVRLGFIGLGSRGRGHFTRCLQRNDVEIKAICDIDPEAISISKKMLQEAGIKKVNVYDSSETAYLKLLEQDNIDGVIISTPWLWHTKMAVATMKSGKYAGLEVSAANTLEECWDLVNTYEATGMPVMILENSCYNRYRMAILNMVRQGLFGELIHLECGYKHDLRDIKFSPGVSFGPGSVGEARWRTQHSIDRNGDLYPTHGVGVVANYMNINHGNRFVSLTSTASKSRGLHDYIVTNAGKDHPHADIKFKLGDVITTVIKTANDETVVVTHDTNLPRPFSLGLMVQGTKGIWMDMDQKIYLEGKSERHQWESLSNYMEQYDHPLWKKYHHKAEGAGHGGQDFFVVHAFVEAVKRKAPAPLDAYDAAAWSAITPLSEQSIANGSQPVAFPDFTKGSWMKNKPIFALNDSY from the coding sequence ATGAACAACAATAGTCTTACAGGCCGAAGAAACTTTATCAAAACCACTGCAATTGCTGGTGTAGGAGCATCTTTATTTACACCTAATATGCTTTTTGGAAAAGATGACAGAAAAGTAAGATTGGGCTTTATCGGTTTGGGAAGTCGGGGTCGGGGTCATTTTACCCGTTGCCTTCAGCGGAACGATGTTGAAATTAAAGCAATATGCGATATCGATCCGGAAGCCATCAGTATTTCTAAAAAAATGCTGCAGGAGGCTGGCATCAAAAAAGTAAACGTCTACGATAGCAGCGAAACAGCTTACCTGAAGCTGCTGGAGCAGGATAACATTGATGGCGTAATCATTTCCACACCCTGGCTCTGGCACACCAAAATGGCAGTGGCCACCATGAAGTCCGGCAAATATGCTGGTCTGGAGGTTTCTGCCGCTAACACACTTGAAGAATGCTGGGACCTGGTGAATACCTATGAAGCTACCGGTATGCCTGTGATGATACTGGAAAACTCCTGCTACAACCGTTACAGGATGGCAATCCTGAACATGGTTCGCCAGGGTCTTTTTGGCGAGCTGATTCACCTGGAGTGTGGTTACAAGCACGATTTAAGAGATATAAAGTTTAGCCCCGGCGTTTCTTTCGGACCCGGTTCAGTGGGTGAGGCCAGGTGGCGTACACAACATTCCATTGACAGAAACGGCGACCTCTATCCTACTCATGGCGTTGGGGTGGTAGCCAATTATATGAACATCAACCATGGGAATCGTTTTGTTTCTTTAACCTCTACCGCCTCAAAAAGCAGGGGTTTACATGATTACATTGTTACTAATGCAGGGAAAGATCATCCCCATGCAGATATAAAATTTAAACTGGGAGATGTGATCACAACTGTTATCAAAACAGCTAACGACGAGACTGTTGTGGTAACGCACGACACCAATCTGCCACGTCCATTTTCTCTGGGACTGATGGTACAGGGTACCAAGGGAATATGGATGGACATGGATCAGAAAATTTACCTGGAAGGAAAGAGTGAGCGGCACCAGTGGGAATCCTTATCCAATTATATGGAGCAGTATGACCATCCGCTCTGGAAGAAATACCATCATAAAGCCGAAGGTGCCGGGCATGGCGGCCAGGATTTCTTTGTGGTGCATGCTTTCGTAGAAGCCGTTAAACGCAAAGCACCCGCCCCACTGGATGCTTATGATGCTGCTGCCTGGAGCGCTATAACGCCCCTGTCGGAACAATCTATTGCCAATGGTAGCCAGCCTGTGGCTTTCCCGGATTTTACTAAAGGCAGCTGGATGAAAAATAAGCCCATTTTTGCCCTGAATGATAGTTATTAG
- a CDS encoding hypothetical protein (COG0697 Permeases of the drug/metabolite transporter (DMT) superfamily) has translation MQNQAVLTRQKKPWLTFALVTTLFWGVWGAFIEIPEKAGFPATLGFSVWALTMIPCALVALNVINWKLEYSTRSVVLGMLIGFLGAGGQLILFQALRDGPAYIVFPVISMSPVITIFLSAVFLKERTNKRHWAGIALALLALVLLSYQEPNDGNVRGYLWLALSIIVFLMWGIQAYVMKFSNETMKAESIFFYMMLSSVLLIPVALFMTDFSQEINWGFEGPYLAAMIQILNSIGALALVYALRYGKAIIVVPLTALAPVITIVISLIIYSVVPHYVVMAGLMLAVVAIYLMAE, from the coding sequence ATGCAAAATCAAGCAGTATTAACCAGACAAAAAAAGCCATGGCTTACCTTTGCGCTGGTAACCACGTTGTTTTGGGGTGTTTGGGGAGCCTTTATAGAAATTCCGGAAAAAGCTGGTTTCCCGGCAACATTGGGTTTTTCAGTCTGGGCCCTTACCATGATACCATGCGCTTTAGTTGCACTGAACGTCATTAACTGGAAACTGGAATATAGTACCAGATCAGTTGTATTAGGTATGCTGATAGGGTTTTTGGGTGCTGGCGGACAGCTGATCCTGTTTCAGGCCCTGCGGGATGGGCCTGCTTATATTGTGTTTCCTGTTATTTCCATGTCTCCTGTAATTACTATATTTCTTTCGGCAGTATTTTTAAAAGAAAGAACTAACAAGAGGCATTGGGCGGGTATAGCACTGGCACTGCTTGCTTTGGTGCTTCTGTCATACCAGGAGCCTAATGATGGTAATGTAAGAGGATACCTATGGCTGGCGCTTTCCATCATTGTGTTTCTGATGTGGGGCATACAGGCGTATGTGATGAAGTTTTCTAACGAAACCATGAAAGCCGAAAGCATTTTCTTTTATATGATGCTTTCTTCGGTACTGCTTATACCGGTAGCCCTTTTTATGACGGACTTCTCACAGGAAATCAACTGGGGTTTTGAAGGGCCTTATCTTGCTGCAATGATCCAGATCCTGAATTCAATAGGTGCACTGGCCCTGGTATATGCTTTGCGTTATGGTAAAGCCATTATTGTTGTGCCGCTCACAGCCCTTGCGCCGGTTATCACCATAGTAATTTCCCTGATCATATATTCAGTAGTCCCCCATTATGTAGTAATGGCGGGTTTGATGCTGGCAGTAGTTGCTATTTATTTGATGGCAGAATAA
- a CDS encoding natural resistance-associated macrophage protein (COG1914 Mn2+ and Fe2+ transporters of the NRAMP family) yields MTFQKLVKSLLPGIFLFGYTVGTGSVTAMAKAGTDFGMSLLWTILISCIITFLLIHLYGKFALVSGETALNAFRKHIHPGVGIFFIVTLTAHVCGSVIGVMGIISEVCYQWSKNFIENGIAPIYFAIFFILLVYVLFLKGKPEFFEKALALIVGIMAICFLINFFILMPPPLEIVRGLIPGIPDTASGESSFLIIASMVGTTVFSGLFILRTTLVHQAGWTYKDLKMQRRDAIFSSFMMFVVSASIMATAAGTLHAKGASLDNVTQMISLMEPLAGFFAVSLFTLGLVAAGVSSQFPNVTLLPWLLDDYHHNKPDMKRLKYRIIVLAISLLGLIVPLFHAKPIAIMIISQAFGALILPVTVACIMYLGNKKLLMHEHSFNWITNLVLFSILGFAVVMSYMSYSGLFDTIRSL; encoded by the coding sequence ATGACATTTCAGAAACTTGTTAAATCACTCCTGCCTGGCATCTTTCTGTTTGGTTATACAGTAGGCACCGGTAGTGTAACCGCCATGGCAAAAGCGGGTACAGATTTTGGCATGTCACTTCTATGGACGATACTAATCTCATGCATCATTACCTTCCTGCTGATTCACCTCTACGGTAAATTTGCACTTGTTTCCGGAGAAACTGCCCTTAATGCATTCAGGAAGCACATTCATCCGGGGGTGGGCATCTTTTTTATTGTCACCCTCACTGCACATGTATGTGGCAGTGTAATAGGGGTGATGGGGATTATATCGGAGGTGTGCTACCAGTGGTCTAAGAATTTCATCGAAAACGGTATAGCACCAATCTACTTTGCCATTTTCTTTATTTTACTGGTTTATGTTTTATTCCTGAAAGGCAAACCTGAATTTTTTGAAAAAGCACTGGCCTTGATCGTAGGCATCATGGCAATATGTTTTTTAATCAACTTTTTTATCCTGATGCCTCCCCCCCTGGAAATTGTCAGAGGACTAATACCGGGCATACCTGATACCGCTTCCGGAGAAAGCTCTTTTCTGATCATAGCCTCTATGGTGGGCACTACTGTATTTTCTGGTTTATTCATTCTGCGTACAACCTTGGTGCATCAGGCGGGCTGGACGTACAAAGACCTGAAGATGCAACGCAGAGATGCCATATTTTCATCATTCATGATGTTTGTAGTAAGTGCATCGATCATGGCAACAGCAGCAGGAACTTTGCATGCCAAAGGGGCAAGCCTGGATAACGTAACACAAATGATCAGCCTGATGGAGCCGCTGGCTGGATTTTTCGCGGTTTCCCTCTTTACGCTCGGCCTGGTGGCAGCGGGGGTGTCATCGCAGTTTCCAAACGTAACGCTTTTGCCCTGGCTTCTGGATGATTACCATCATAATAAGCCTGACATGAAGCGATTAAAATATCGCATCATAGTACTGGCTATCTCTCTTTTGGGCTTGATCGTTCCTTTATTTCATGCAAAACCCATTGCTATCATGATCATATCTCAGGCCTTTGGAGCGCTGATACTACCTGTTACCGTGGCATGCATCATGTACCTGGGTAATAAAAAGCTGCTGATGCATGAACATTCCTTTAACTGGATTACCAATCTCGTTTTGTTTTCAATACTGGGTTTTGCAGTGGTGATGAGCTATATGAGTTATTCAGGACTGTTTGATACAATAAGAAGTCTGTAA
- a CDS encoding phosphomannose isomerase-like protein (COG1482 Phosphomannose isomerase): MKIPDILLLTPPNRVWRTYPGGKTLDELSGSAEPSDSHFAEEWIASTTRAVNKGREDFQQEGLSKVEINGELYYLKMLMEEFPEAILGRRHYEKYGANTQFLLKFLDSAIRLHIQAHPTIPFAQKYLNSNSGKTEAYVILGSRSEVAEPYIYLGFQHPLSKEAFRRAVLEQDQERLLSCFEKIPVKAGDVFIVPGGLPHAIGEGVFMIEIMEPTDFVVRLEFERGGYVLPEEARFMGRDVDFALDMIDFSSRPVEQIREKFFCRPAVITKEAGFEESILISSEHTSCFSVHQLNVSGNYNRRSEGFHVGIVSNGEGVAEAGSEKINLKKGDKFLIPFQTEAVKYSGDWLEIVFTYPPKG, from the coding sequence ATGAAAATTCCTGATATCCTGTTGCTTACACCTCCCAACAGAGTATGGCGAACCTACCCGGGAGGCAAAACGCTTGATGAACTCTCTGGTAGTGCTGAACCCTCCGACAGCCATTTTGCCGAAGAATGGATTGCTTCTACCACTCGTGCTGTTAACAAGGGCCGGGAGGATTTTCAGCAGGAGGGGCTTTCTAAAGTAGAGATAAACGGAGAACTCTATTACCTGAAAATGCTTATGGAAGAGTTTCCGGAAGCAATACTGGGCAGGAGACACTATGAAAAATATGGGGCTAATACGCAGTTCCTGCTTAAGTTTCTGGATTCTGCCATTCGACTTCATATTCAGGCCCACCCTACCATTCCGTTTGCCCAAAAATATCTCAACAGTAATTCCGGTAAAACAGAAGCGTATGTAATACTGGGTAGTAGAAGCGAGGTCGCGGAGCCTTATATCTACCTGGGGTTTCAGCACCCTTTATCGAAAGAAGCGTTCAGGCGGGCGGTTTTGGAGCAGGATCAGGAGCGGTTGCTTTCCTGTTTTGAGAAAATTCCTGTAAAAGCCGGAGATGTTTTTATTGTGCCGGGGGGGCTCCCTCATGCCATCGGAGAAGGCGTTTTCATGATTGAAATTATGGAGCCAACTGATTTTGTTGTGCGGCTGGAGTTTGAACGAGGCGGTTATGTACTGCCCGAGGAGGCCCGCTTTATGGGGCGGGATGTTGACTTTGCCCTGGACATGATTGATTTCAGCTCCAGGCCGGTTGAGCAGATCAGGGAGAAATTTTTTTGCAGGCCAGCAGTCATCACCAAAGAGGCAGGTTTTGAGGAATCTATCCTGATCAGCAGCGAACATACTTCCTGTTTTTCAGTCCACCAGTTGAATGTCAGCGGTAACTATAACCGGAGGTCGGAAGGTTTTCACGTTGGTATTGTCAGCAATGGCGAAGGCGTGGCAGAGGCTGGTTCAGAAAAGATAAACCTCAAAAAAGG